A genomic region of Streptomyces sp. NBC_00247 contains the following coding sequences:
- a CDS encoding ROK family transcriptional regulator, which yields MPQTPAGSSPRDRTREDVFLHIQSAGHLTRARIVELSGLSRSTVNHAVTRLLADERVTETQAEGGGPGSGSGRPAAVLRVVPRDGGAPVAAIDFGHNHINVALGDSLGRPVAEERVELDVDLRAVEAIDRAVGLLGGLRGSLGVDRLGAVVAGVPGPLDTASGLVRSPTILSSWVGLAPRKELEQRLGVPVHAENDALLGAYGELHLGVGRRYTDFLYVKVSHGIGAGIVVGGLPYRGALGYAGEIGHTQLPGHTEMCRCGNRGCLETVVSVSALAAQIAHTHPGVVSGPRFLPQVDDPVTERILDGAGRTLGGVLASFCNLLNPSALIVGGELGTTSTGAFVAGVATAVRQHAQPAIAAGLVILPAGLGTRAELLGALRLATTLVPH from the coding sequence ATGCCTCAGACGCCAGCAGGCTCCTCGCCCCGCGACCGGACCCGCGAGGACGTCTTCCTGCACATCCAGTCGGCGGGCCATCTGACCCGTGCGCGGATCGTCGAACTCAGCGGACTCTCCCGGAGCACCGTCAACCACGCCGTGACCAGGCTGCTCGCCGACGAACGCGTCACCGAGACACAGGCGGAGGGCGGTGGACCGGGGTCCGGCAGCGGCCGGCCCGCAGCGGTGCTCCGGGTCGTCCCCCGGGACGGGGGCGCCCCCGTGGCTGCCATCGACTTCGGCCACAACCACATCAACGTGGCCCTGGGCGACTCCCTCGGCCGCCCCGTCGCCGAGGAACGGGTGGAACTCGACGTCGATCTGCGGGCCGTCGAGGCCATCGACCGTGCGGTGGGTCTGCTCGGCGGCCTGCGTGGATCGCTCGGGGTCGACCGGCTCGGTGCCGTCGTCGCCGGAGTGCCCGGCCCGCTCGACACCGCGTCGGGGCTCGTCCGCTCCCCCACCATCCTGTCGAGCTGGGTGGGGCTCGCTCCCCGCAAGGAGCTCGAACAACGCCTCGGCGTGCCCGTGCACGCGGAGAACGACGCGCTGCTCGGCGCGTACGGCGAACTGCACCTCGGAGTCGGCCGTCGCTACACCGACTTTCTCTACGTCAAGGTCTCGCACGGTATCGGCGCGGGGATCGTCGTCGGCGGACTGCCGTACCGGGGGGCGCTGGGGTACGCGGGCGAGATCGGGCACACCCAGCTGCCGGGACACACCGAGATGTGCCGCTGCGGCAATCGGGGCTGCCTGGAGACCGTGGTGTCGGTCTCCGCCCTCGCGGCGCAGATCGCCCACACCCACCCCGGAGTGGTGTCCGGTCCGCGCTTCCTCCCTCAGGTGGACGACCCTGTCACCGAGCGCATTCTGGACGGTGCGGGACGGACGCTCGGCGGTGTCCTCGCCTCGTTCTGCAACCTCCTCAACCCCTCCGCCCTGATCGTGGGCGGGGAGCTGGGTACCACCTCCACCGGGGCGTTCGTCGCAGGCGTCGCCACCGCGGTGCGCCAGCACGCCCAGCCGGCCATAGCGGCGGGGTTGGTCATCCTCCCCGCCGGGCTCGGCACCCGCGCCGAGCTGCTGGGAGCACTCCGGCTCGCCACGACGCTCGTACCGCACTGA